The Vicia villosa cultivar HV-30 ecotype Madison, WI linkage group LG1, Vvil1.0, whole genome shotgun sequence genome includes a region encoding these proteins:
- the LOC131656565 gene encoding uncharacterized protein LOC131656565, producing MEKWRNIPLSKEEEEGVTAAVDEVCDEEVFQRTLVGKLWTERNFNTRAFTSTMIEAWKLRNPVEIQELSKNLFLFKFATKRDLENVLKNGPWSFDHNLLVLERVSGEEQPSDLNMHFVVFWVRIYELPLMLRSETMAWKIGGILGTFEEMDQKDAHRNGRFLRIKVKMDLKLPLKRGTVVKFKEKKLRVHFKYKRLPNFCFACGRLGHQLKDCEALEGLGEEGFEELDEQDLSFGLWLRASPLPKAIEEQKRKESSSSTCSKSLFNVSSSHSRCGNKGKDKGGEEVEQQHGGNGSSKETQEVQKKDKVDNMREIESVAESLGAVEISNKINLSSGKQRVETDTVEGDSIPKKRKWIRKKPVKKVGPVCVVEKGGESGKRQLFEIPITKGSVEEMGQVIKKRKQPVAVEGSASQKQEVVLEDQHCLTQ from the coding sequence ATGGAAAAGTGGAGAAACATCCCTTTGTCTAAGGAGGAGGAGGAAGGAGTAACGGCGGCGGTGGACGAAGTGTGTGATGAGGAGGTTTTCCAACGAACGCTTGTTGGGAAACTTTGGACAGAGAGAAACTTCAACACGCGAGCCTTCACCAGCACCATGATTGAGGCGTGGAAGCTGAGAAATCCTGTTGAGATCCAAGAACTGAgtaaaaacttatttttattcAAGTTTGCAACAAAAAGGGATCTCGAGAATGTACTCAAAAATGGACCGTGGAGCTTCGATCACAACCTGCTAGTTCTGGAACGTGTCTCAGGCGAAGAACAACCCTCAGATCTTAACATGCATTTTGTAGTGTTTTGGGTTAGGATCTATGAGCTTCCCCTCATGCTCAGATCTGAAACGATGGCGTGGAAAATTGGAGGAATCCTAGGAACATTTGAAGAAATGGATCAGAAGGACGCTCATCGGAACGGGAGGTTTCTCAGAATCAAAGTGAAGATGGATTTGAAGCTGCCTCTGAAAAGAGGAACCGTGGTgaaattcaaagaaaagaaaCTGAGGGTCCATTTCAAGTACAAGAGGTTACCAAATTTTTGTTTCGCTTGTGGTAGGCTTGGACATCAATTAAAAGATTGTGAGGCGTTGGAGGGTTTGGGAGAAGAGGGATTCGAAGAGCTGGATGAACAAGACTTGTCCTTTGGGCTGTGGCTCAGGGCTTCCCCTTTGCCAAAAGCGATAGAAGAACAAAAGAGAAAGGAGTCAAGTTCAAGTACTTGCAGCAAGAGTCTCTTTAATGTCTCTTCAAGCCATAGCAGATGCGGTAACAAAGGGAAAGATAAAGGAGGCGAGGAGGTAGAACAACAACATGGAGGAAACGGCTCCTCAAAGGAGACCCAAGAGGTGCAAAAGAAAGACAAGGTGGATAATATGCGAGAAATCGAATCGGTAGCAGAATCCCTAGGAGCTGTGGAGATCTCCAACAAGATCAACTTGAGTTCTGGAAAACAAAGGGTGGAGACAGATACTGTGGAGGGAGATTCAATTCCAAAGAAGAGGAAGTGGATTAGAAAGAAGCCGGTGAAGAAGGTGGGGCCGGTTTGTGTAGTAGAAAAGGGGGGAGAATCTGGGAAACGTCAACTATTTGAGATTCCAATTACGAAGGGGTCGGTGGAGGAGATGGGGCAGGTAATTAAGAAAAGGAAACAACCAGTGGCGGTGGAAGGAAGTGCTTCTCAAAAACAAGAGGTGGTGTTGGAAGACCAACACTGCCTAACCCAATGA